A genome region from Nitrospira sp. includes the following:
- a CDS encoding chemotaxis protein CheA codes for MSDEMQEILNDFLTESNEMLEVLDQRFVTLESDPNNTDLLNEIFRAMHSMKGSAGFLGFNHLVDVAHRGENILNKLRQAEMAVSPTIISVILETIDVIKAIMADIRESGTDNHTPTQVIAAKLDAILSGTAPAQATSAAPVAPSAAPSMEALAAASELAAAQPPTLGEILVNEGFASKDQVLDALNAQQHQPEPKTPLGEILLQAKAITERALDQALHKQEKQPKPAEEDATIRVETKRLDSVMNLVGELVLGRNRLIKIGTQLEQNHESDPQVRVLSETLAQLNLVTTDLQLAVMKTRMLPIKKVFAKLPRMVRDLSQKLNKQVHLEMRGEETELDKSVADEVGDPLVHLVRNAIDHGIETPAERQAKGKPGEGQLTIAASQEGNSIVIRINDDGRGIQVEKIKAKALAKGLISEAELAAMEHREILNLIFLPGFSTAEQVTDVSGRGVGMDVVRTNIRKINGTVDLESEVGKGSQIIIKLPLTIAIIQALMVEVERSIFAIPLSTVIEAVRISRHDIKTINGREVLHLRDRVLPLIRLAQEFDIPTDAERERFYVVVAALGDRRVGVVVDELRSQEEVVIKSIWDYLETVKGVSGATITGEGKVVLILDTSELVQNAQAWHNSGIAA; via the coding sequence ATGAGCGATGAAATGCAGGAGATCCTCAACGACTTTCTCACTGAATCCAATGAGATGCTGGAAGTCTTGGATCAACGGTTCGTCACACTCGAGAGTGATCCGAACAACACGGATCTGCTGAACGAAATCTTTCGTGCCATGCATAGCATGAAGGGGTCGGCCGGCTTCCTCGGATTCAACCACTTAGTGGACGTCGCGCATCGCGGAGAAAATATTCTCAACAAGCTTCGCCAAGCCGAAATGGCTGTCAGTCCGACGATCATCAGCGTCATCCTTGAAACCATCGACGTCATCAAAGCGATCATGGCCGACATTCGAGAGTCGGGAACCGACAACCATACTCCAACTCAAGTGATCGCGGCGAAGTTGGATGCGATTCTCAGCGGCACCGCACCTGCCCAGGCCACCTCTGCCGCCCCAGTCGCACCTAGCGCTGCGCCATCAATGGAAGCCCTTGCAGCGGCAAGTGAACTAGCCGCTGCGCAGCCGCCGACACTGGGGGAGATTCTGGTGAATGAAGGGTTTGCCTCGAAGGACCAGGTGCTGGATGCGCTCAACGCGCAACAACATCAGCCCGAGCCGAAGACACCCTTGGGCGAAATTCTTCTACAGGCCAAGGCGATTACGGAACGGGCGCTGGATCAAGCGCTCCACAAACAGGAAAAACAGCCGAAACCAGCGGAAGAAGACGCCACGATTCGCGTGGAAACCAAGCGGCTCGATAGCGTGATGAATCTGGTCGGCGAATTGGTGCTCGGGCGTAACCGCTTGATTAAGATCGGAACGCAGTTGGAGCAGAATCATGAATCCGACCCGCAGGTGCGTGTCCTGAGCGAGACACTCGCGCAGCTCAATCTTGTGACGACCGATTTACAATTGGCCGTGATGAAAACCCGCATGCTGCCGATCAAGAAGGTCTTCGCCAAGCTCCCGCGTATGGTCCGCGACCTCTCCCAGAAACTTAATAAGCAAGTCCATCTGGAGATGCGCGGAGAGGAAACAGAACTCGATAAGTCCGTGGCCGATGAAGTCGGCGATCCTCTGGTGCACTTGGTGCGCAACGCGATCGACCATGGCATAGAAACGCCGGCGGAACGCCAGGCCAAAGGGAAACCAGGCGAAGGCCAATTGACGATTGCCGCCAGTCAAGAAGGAAACAGTATTGTTATCCGTATCAACGACGACGGCCGCGGAATTCAGGTGGAAAAGATCAAGGCGAAAGCACTCGCCAAAGGACTGATCAGTGAAGCCGAGTTGGCGGCCATGGAGCACCGCGAGATCCTCAATCTTATTTTTCTGCCCGGGTTCAGCACCGCCGAGCAGGTCACGGATGTGTCCGGACGCGGCGTAGGCATGGATGTCGTGCGGACGAATATCCGGAAGATCAACGGAACCGTCGATCTCGAGTCCGAGGTTGGCAAGGGCAGCCAGATCATCATCAAACTGCCGTTGACCATCGCCATCATCCAAGCATTAATGGTTGAGGTCGAGCGATCCATCTTCGCCATTCCGTTGAGCACCGTCATCGAAGCTGTTCGCATTTCCCGCCATGACATCAAGACGATCAATGGACGCGAAGTGCTGCATTTACGCGACCGCGTTCTGCCGTTGATCCGGCTGGCCCAAGAGTTCGACATTCCCACGGACGCGGAGCGAGAGCGCTTCTACGTCGTGGTGGCCGCGTTAGGCGATCGCCGGGTCGGGGTGGTCGTCGATGAATTGCGGTCACAGGAAGAAGTCGTCATCAAGTCCATTTGGGATTACCTGGAAACCGTCAAGGGTGTGTCCGGCGCGACGATCACCGGAGAAGGCAAGGTCGTGTTGATCTTGGATACGTCAGAGTTGGTGCAGAATGCTCAGGCCTGGCACAACTCCGGGATTGCAGCCTGA
- a CDS encoding HAMP domain-containing methyl-accepting chemotaxis protein yields MGSMMKGMTIGPKFVLSIMMAAFVAIGIGLVVLYQQEENKMDVMLTGRAQVLSQQIQIGRAYIASNYVAKLKKMKAGADIQVLKEHTGNVDAIPIPATAIREMGEEATRGGLYSARLVSQNPMNPGNSPKDNFENEAIRAIMGGAESYARRDEVNGVPTFRRAMVDKASSAACISCHTSNQIGDTLGMLSVALPMGPAIALSSKSMWQTGGLMVGVVVLIMLVTYALLRSIVLQPLAKMSDISRDIAKGEGDLTKRVPAEGSDEIAHMGQYFNEFIEKLQLMIKKVAHVTDKVASASVELSATAEEISKGTDTLTSRASQTAAAVEEMNATVGQVAQNSGKAASLAQDTVKTAQEGGTVVSSTISGMQQLSEAVSNSATIISDLGKSSDQIGEIVRTIEDIADQTNLLALNAAIEAARAGEQGRGFAVVADEVRKLAERTTKATKEIGDMIRQIQQDTRGAVDSMQQGTQKVTAGVDLVNKTGEALSQIVRMVSESADMIRQIAVASEEQSVATQQIASDIENVAKVTKESSSGAHESAKASQDLSQLAVELQGIVGGFKI; encoded by the coding sequence ATGGGCAGCATGATGAAGGGGATGACCATCGGGCCGAAGTTTGTCCTGTCGATTATGATGGCGGCGTTTGTCGCAATCGGCATCGGCCTCGTCGTCTTGTATCAGCAAGAAGAAAACAAGATGGATGTCATGTTGACTGGGCGTGCTCAAGTGCTGTCGCAACAAATACAAATCGGACGCGCCTACATCGCCAGCAACTATGTCGCCAAGCTGAAGAAAATGAAGGCGGGGGCGGATATTCAAGTCCTGAAAGAACATACCGGGAATGTGGATGCGATTCCGATTCCAGCGACCGCAATCAGAGAAATGGGTGAGGAAGCCACGAGAGGTGGCCTGTATAGCGCGAGACTGGTGAGTCAGAATCCGATGAATCCAGGCAACTCACCGAAGGATAATTTCGAAAACGAAGCCATCCGAGCCATCATGGGCGGGGCCGAAAGTTATGCTCGCCGAGACGAAGTCAACGGGGTTCCGACCTTCCGTCGGGCGATGGTAGATAAGGCCAGTTCGGCCGCCTGCATCAGCTGTCACACCAGCAATCAGATCGGTGACACTCTGGGTATGCTGAGCGTCGCTCTGCCCATGGGACCAGCCATCGCACTGTCGAGCAAATCGATGTGGCAAACCGGTGGACTGATGGTCGGGGTTGTTGTGCTGATCATGCTCGTTACCTATGCTTTGCTCCGCAGCATCGTACTGCAGCCGCTGGCAAAAATGAGCGACATCTCGCGCGACATTGCCAAGGGCGAGGGTGACCTCACCAAGCGTGTGCCGGCTGAGGGGAGCGACGAAATCGCTCACATGGGGCAGTATTTCAATGAGTTCATCGAAAAACTGCAGCTGATGATTAAGAAGGTCGCGCATGTGACGGATAAAGTTGCTTCGGCATCGGTCGAATTGTCCGCTACTGCTGAAGAGATCTCTAAGGGCACCGACACCTTAACGTCGCGCGCCTCTCAGACGGCCGCCGCGGTGGAGGAGATGAACGCCACCGTCGGCCAAGTTGCGCAAAACTCTGGCAAAGCGGCAAGTTTGGCGCAAGATACGGTCAAGACTGCTCAAGAGGGCGGTACGGTGGTCTCGAGCACGATTTCCGGTATGCAGCAGTTGTCTGAAGCGGTCTCCAATTCGGCGACGATCATTTCCGACCTCGGGAAGTCCTCCGATCAAATCGGAGAAATCGTGCGAACGATTGAAGACATTGCCGATCAGACCAACTTGCTGGCGTTGAACGCTGCGATCGAAGCGGCGCGAGCCGGTGAGCAGGGTCGTGGATTTGCGGTGGTCGCCGATGAAGTCCGGAAATTGGCTGAACGGACGACCAAAGCCACGAAGGAAATCGGCGACATGATCCGCCAGATTCAGCAGGATACACGGGGAGCGGTGGACTCGATGCAGCAGGGAACGCAGAAAGTCACCGCGGGTGTGGATCTGGTGAATAAGACCGGCGAGGCCCTGTCTCAAATCGTGCGCATGGTTTCGGAGAGCGCCGATATGATTCGACAAATTGCCGTGGCTTCGGAGGAGCAATCCGTCGCGACGCAGCAAATCGCCAGCGACATCGAAAATGTGGCGAAGGTTACCAAAGAGTCGTCCTCCGGCGCTCATGAGTCGGCCA
- a CDS encoding chemotaxis response regulator protein-glutamate methylesterase, translating into MALPETQSGTNRVRVLVVDDSAFMRKSLSSMLEANKQIQVVGVARNGEEAVQQVLQLKPDVVTMDVEMPGMTGLQALQQIMAKHPVPVIMVSSITVEGAQETLQALEWGAIDFVPKQLDGVASKITEIQNLLVPKVLAARYAGAKLKKVPLIGGAKSVALPTKALSSLSVSMTRGSKIIAIGCSTGGPQALFEIMPTIPADCPAGIVIVQHMPKSFTKPFAERLNNLCALEVREAVDGDEVKPGRVLVAPGGLQFRVVKKSITSSVVKLSPNVENHPHAPCADIMMQSVAALYGERTIGVILTGMGHDGLEGMRAIKAAKGRTVAQDEASSVVYGMPKAVVEAGCAEKVVSLSKVIGEIMNMV; encoded by the coding sequence ATGGCACTTCCAGAAACACAGAGCGGAACAAATCGGGTGCGAGTGTTGGTCGTGGACGATTCCGCATTCATGCGCAAAAGTCTGTCCAGCATGCTGGAAGCAAACAAACAGATTCAGGTAGTGGGCGTCGCACGGAACGGTGAAGAAGCTGTTCAACAGGTCCTGCAACTGAAACCGGACGTCGTCACCATGGATGTGGAAATGCCAGGCATGACGGGGCTTCAAGCGTTACAGCAGATCATGGCGAAACATCCGGTGCCGGTCATCATGGTGAGTTCCATCACCGTCGAGGGCGCTCAAGAGACTCTGCAGGCCCTGGAGTGGGGAGCGATCGATTTTGTGCCCAAACAGCTGGATGGCGTGGCCTCTAAAATCACTGAAATACAAAACCTCTTGGTGCCCAAGGTCCTGGCTGCCAGATATGCCGGTGCGAAATTGAAGAAGGTTCCTCTGATAGGAGGAGCCAAATCGGTGGCCCTGCCGACCAAGGCGTTGAGCAGCCTCTCCGTGAGCATGACCCGCGGCTCCAAGATCATTGCGATCGGCTGCTCCACGGGAGGGCCGCAAGCGCTGTTTGAAATCATGCCGACGATTCCGGCGGATTGCCCGGCCGGCATCGTCATCGTGCAACACATGCCGAAATCGTTCACCAAGCCTTTTGCCGAACGACTGAACAACCTCTGTGCGCTTGAAGTACGAGAAGCCGTCGATGGAGATGAAGTCAAACCAGGCCGCGTTCTCGTGGCGCCGGGTGGCCTGCAGTTCCGGGTCGTCAAAAAAAGCATTACCAGCTCCGTCGTGAAGCTTTCCCCCAATGTGGAGAACCATCCTCACGCGCCCTGTGCGGACATCATGATGCAATCCGTGGCAGCTCTGTATGGAGAGCGGACGATCGGTGTGATTCTAACGGGCATGGGACACGATGGGTTGGAGGGCATGCGGGCGATCAAAGCGGCGAAGGGACGAACGGTCGCGCAAGATGAAGCGTCGAGTGTGGTGTATGGGATGCCGAAGGCCGTGGTGGAAGCCGGGTGTGCAGAGAAAGTGGTTTCGCTCTCCAAAGTCATCGGCGAAATCATGAACATGGTGTAA
- a CDS encoding chemotaxis protein yields the protein MSTLINEIDARTRLAGANQMELLLFKLGTNEIFGINVFKVREVMKLPALTQIPEADSRIVGMANIRGIMVPVVGLKRSLGLGSENEGQVGGAPGTHPYLIVSEYNGTLQGFLVAGVDRIIRFSWSAIKTPPAIVRENNKGAVTAVTMLEDGRMVLILDVEKVLNDICPRSDDEVFAGMVSAPGLKSKCILFADDSSVARTQIRKALERLEMSYIMATTGGEAWKKLEALADQATAEGKEQVDQIQCILSDIEMPEMDGFTLTKHIRADPRLAHLPVMLHSSLTGACNMEKGKAVGATDYITKFDAKMLGEKLAYHLDANKTSGSKAA from the coding sequence ATGTCCACTCTCATCAATGAAATCGATGCACGCACCCGACTGGCCGGCGCCAATCAGATGGAGTTGCTTCTGTTCAAACTCGGGACCAACGAAATCTTCGGCATCAACGTATTTAAGGTTCGGGAAGTAATGAAATTGCCGGCACTTACCCAGATTCCGGAAGCGGATAGCCGTATCGTGGGCATGGCCAACATTCGTGGAATTATGGTGCCGGTGGTGGGCCTCAAGCGCAGTTTGGGGCTCGGCTCGGAGAACGAGGGGCAGGTGGGAGGTGCGCCGGGCACCCATCCCTATCTGATCGTGTCCGAGTACAACGGAACCTTACAAGGGTTTCTCGTGGCCGGCGTCGATCGCATCATTCGCTTTTCCTGGTCCGCCATTAAGACCCCTCCCGCCATCGTCCGGGAAAATAACAAAGGCGCGGTCACCGCCGTCACGATGCTGGAGGACGGACGGATGGTCCTGATCCTGGACGTTGAAAAGGTTCTCAACGACATTTGCCCGCGTTCCGATGATGAAGTGTTTGCCGGCATGGTCTCCGCACCCGGCTTGAAATCCAAATGCATACTGTTCGCCGACGATTCTTCCGTGGCGCGGACGCAGATCCGCAAGGCGTTGGAGCGCCTCGAGATGTCTTACATCATGGCGACGACCGGCGGTGAGGCCTGGAAAAAGCTCGAAGCCCTAGCGGATCAGGCCACGGCAGAAGGCAAGGAGCAAGTGGATCAGATTCAATGCATCCTCAGTGACATTGAGATGCCTGAAATGGATGGGTTCACCCTGACCAAGCATATTCGCGCGGATCCGAGATTGGCGCATCTCCCAGTCATGTTGCACTCCTCCTTAACCGGCGCGTGCAACATGGAGAAGGGGAAAGCCGTCGGAGCGACCGACTACATCACTAAATTTGACGCCAAGATGCTGGGCGAGAAACTCGCCTATCATCTCGACGCGAATAAAACGTCGGGGAGCAAAGCGGCCTAA